From the genome of Deinococcus sp. JMULE3, one region includes:
- the hisH gene encoding imidazole glycerol phosphate synthase subunit HisH — MSTPAPATEGRPEVLLLDYGAGNVRSAAKALERAGMTVRVSSDPADVPGARALVVPGQGHFRQVMDAFDTSGFRQPVLDAARGGTPILGICVGMQMLLEGSEEAPGVQGLGLIPGTVLRFQGDAQRKVPQMGWNSLDKVGDSPLLNDLACPAYAYFVHSYYVPLTVDVDAGAITEYGVPFWAAFSHGNLHATQFHPEKSGAVGLAILERFRRNVLEN, encoded by the coding sequence GTGAGCACTCCCGCACCTGCCACCGAGGGCCGCCCCGAGGTGCTGCTGCTCGACTACGGCGCCGGGAACGTCCGCAGCGCCGCCAAGGCCCTCGAACGCGCGGGCATGACCGTCCGCGTCAGCAGCGACCCCGCCGACGTGCCCGGCGCCCGCGCGCTGGTCGTGCCCGGACAGGGGCACTTCCGGCAGGTCATGGACGCCTTCGACACCAGCGGCTTCCGCCAGCCCGTCCTCGACGCCGCGCGGGGCGGCACGCCCATCCTGGGTATCTGCGTCGGCATGCAGATGCTCCTCGAAGGCAGTGAGGAAGCGCCCGGCGTGCAGGGCCTCGGCCTGATCCCCGGCACCGTCCTGCGCTTCCAGGGTGACGCGCAGCGCAAGGTGCCGCAGATGGGCTGGAACAGCCTCGACAAGGTCGGCGACAGCCCCCTCCTGAACGACCTCGCGTGCCCCGCGTACGCGTACTTCGTTCACTCCTACTACGTGCCCCTGACCGTGGACGTCGACGCGGGCGCCATCACCGAGTACGGCGTGCCCTTCTGGGCCGCGTTCAGCCACGGCAACCTCCACGCCACGCAGTTCCACCCGGAAAAGAGCGGCGCCGTGGGCCTCGCCATCCTCGAACGCTTCCGCCGCAACGTCCTGGAAAACTGA
- a CDS encoding Rad52/Rad22 family DNA repair protein, with protein MKLSDVQKRLQAPFPAHMVAWKPAAYSRDRSRALMLAHIDARAVQDRLDAICPDAWTFTLEVIPGTRQPTVKGRLTVLGVTREDIGEAPEGDLGTLKAASSDALKRCAVHFGIGRYLYDLPKTWADWDDAARRPIQTPELPDWARPDHERTPGGAHLMQAMEQLRYELPEDLDLQREVYKHLKAALGSLHPTPQQPTPQHPTPQHPGRAA; from the coding sequence ATGAAACTGAGCGATGTTCAGAAACGACTTCAGGCCCCGTTTCCCGCTCACATGGTGGCGTGGAAACCCGCCGCCTACAGCCGGGACCGCAGCCGCGCGCTGATGCTGGCGCACATCGACGCCCGCGCAGTGCAGGACCGCCTGGACGCCATCTGCCCCGACGCCTGGACCTTCACCCTGGAGGTCATCCCCGGCACCCGCCAGCCCACCGTGAAGGGCCGCCTGACCGTCCTGGGCGTCACGCGCGAGGACATCGGCGAGGCCCCCGAAGGCGACCTGGGCACCCTGAAAGCCGCCTCCTCGGACGCCCTGAAACGCTGCGCGGTGCACTTCGGGATCGGCCGGTACCTGTACGACCTGCCCAAAACCTGGGCCGACTGGGACGACGCGGCCCGCAGGCCCATCCAGACACCTGAACTGCCCGACTGGGCCCGCCCCGACCACGAGCGCACGCCCGGCGGCGCGCACCTGATGCAGGCCATGGAGCAGCTGCGCTACGAACTGCCCGAGGATCTGGACCTTCAGCGCGAGGTGTACAAGCACCTGAAGGCCGCGCTGGGCAGCCTGCACCCGACCCCGCAGCAGCCCACGCCCCAGCACCCCACCCCGCAGCATCCCGGACGGGCCGCGTGA
- the hrpB gene encoding ATP-dependent helicase HrpB codes for MRGVKLPIEEVTGEVRAALAAHPLVVVQAPPGAGKSTGLPLALLDEPWLAGQGVVMLQPRRVAARAVAARLAEGLGQEVGGTVGYRVRFDSRVSAATRLEVVTEGILTRRLQRDPELSGVGLVILDEFHERSLNADLALALLREVQGALRDDLRVLVMSATLDPALPGRLGAPLVESAGRAYPVEVRYLPTDPVGRVEELVARQVRAALDAEPGDVLAFLPGVREIRAAAGLLADVDAVVLPLYGDLPVREQARALRPDPDGRRKVVLATSIAETSLTIDGVRVVVDGGLSRTQAFDPATGLTRMVTGRVTRDAATQRAGRAGRTAPGVAYRLWSERTQPLLPAARPPEVLDSDLAPLTLELAQWGVTDPATLHWLDVPPERRVQTARGVLQDLGALDAAGRVTPEGARLLDFPTHPRVAHLLTAAADPALAADVAALLEERDPLPAGSGADLTDRVRALRSWRRKEGSRGDVAVLERIERLSRQWRTLLKVRADDRDPDPFAVGALVARAYPERAALAREETSGLRRGRFLLAGGQGAALPEGDALAGARALAVAHLDAAQAEGRIFLAAPLDPAALDAGAAWVDAVRWDARTGTLVAQRERRFGALVLETRPLRDLPAAARVDALAAAIRDEGLHLLTFSPDAQALRDRVESVRFWRPEEDWPDLSDAALLATLEDWLGPHLDGVRSRDDLGRLNLLPALQAQLPWPLPARLDDLAPTHLTVPTGSRIRLGYRPGEAPILAVKLQELFGLADTPAVNEDRTPVLLHLLSPAGRPVQVTQDLRSFWNSSYFEVRKDLRGRYPKHPWPDDPWTHAPMKGTKKRGV; via the coding sequence ATGCGGGGCGTGAAGTTGCCGATCGAGGAGGTCACGGGGGAGGTGCGCGCGGCGCTCGCGGCGCATCCGCTGGTGGTCGTGCAGGCCCCGCCGGGCGCGGGCAAGAGTACGGGGTTGCCGCTGGCGCTGCTGGACGAGCCGTGGCTGGCCGGGCAGGGTGTCGTGATGCTGCAGCCCCGGCGGGTCGCGGCCCGCGCGGTGGCGGCGCGGCTGGCGGAAGGGCTGGGCCAGGAGGTCGGGGGCACGGTCGGGTACCGCGTGCGCTTCGACTCGCGCGTGTCAGCCGCGACGCGGCTGGAGGTCGTCACCGAGGGCATCCTGACCCGCCGCCTGCAACGCGACCCGGAACTGTCCGGCGTGGGGCTGGTGATCCTGGACGAGTTCCACGAGCGCAGCCTGAACGCCGATCTGGCGCTGGCGCTGCTGCGCGAGGTGCAGGGTGCGCTGCGGGACGACCTGCGGGTGCTGGTCATGAGTGCCACGCTGGACCCGGCGCTGCCCGGACGGCTGGGCGCGCCCCTGGTCGAGAGCGCGGGCCGCGCCTACCCGGTGGAGGTCCGGTACCTGCCGACCGACCCGGTGGGCCGCGTGGAGGAGCTGGTGGCGCGGCAGGTGCGCGCCGCGCTGGACGCCGAACCGGGCGACGTGCTGGCGTTCCTCCCCGGCGTGCGCGAGATCCGCGCGGCGGCCGGACTGCTTGCCGATGTGGACGCCGTGGTGCTCCCGCTGTACGGCGACCTCCCGGTGCGCGAGCAGGCGCGCGCGCTGCGCCCCGATCCGGACGGGCGGCGCAAGGTGGTCCTGGCGACGAGCATCGCGGAGACGTCCCTGACCATCGACGGCGTGCGCGTCGTCGTGGACGGCGGCCTGAGCCGCACGCAGGCGTTCGACCCGGCGACCGGCCTGACCCGCATGGTCACGGGCCGCGTCACGCGCGACGCCGCCACGCAGCGCGCGGGCCGCGCGGGCCGCACCGCGCCGGGCGTCGCGTACCGCCTCTGGAGTGAACGGACCCAGCCGCTGCTGCCCGCCGCGCGCCCGCCGGAGGTGCTGGACTCGGACCTCGCGCCGCTGACGCTGGAACTCGCGCAGTGGGGCGTGACCGACCCCGCGACCCTCCACTGGCTGGACGTGCCGCCCGAGCGCCGCGTGCAGACCGCGCGGGGCGTCCTGCAGGACCTGGGCGCGCTGGACGCTGCGGGCCGGGTGACGCCGGAGGGCGCGCGGTTGCTGGACTTCCCCACGCACCCGCGCGTGGCGCACCTCCTGACCGCCGCCGCTGACCCCGCACTGGCGGCGGACGTGGCGGCGCTGCTGGAGGAACGCGACCCCCTCCCCGCCGGGTCGGGCGCGGACCTGACCGACCGGGTGCGTGCCCTGCGCTCCTGGCGGCGCAAGGAAGGCAGTAGGGGAGACGTCGCCGTGCTGGAGAGGATCGAGCGGCTGTCCCGCCAGTGGCGCACCCTCCTGAAGGTCCGCGCGGACGACCGTGACCCGGACCCGTTCGCGGTGGGCGCGCTGGTCGCCCGTGCGTACCCGGAACGCGCCGCGCTGGCCCGCGAGGAGACCAGTGGCCTGCGCCGGGGCCGTTTCCTGCTCGCGGGCGGTCAGGGGGCCGCGCTGCCCGAGGGGGACGCCCTGGCCGGAGCACGCGCCCTGGCCGTCGCGCACCTCGACGCCGCGCAGGCCGAGGGCCGCATCTTCCTGGCCGCGCCCCTCGACCCGGCCGCGCTGGACGCTGGGGCCGCGTGGGTGGACGCCGTGCGCTGGGATGCCCGCACCGGCACCCTCGTCGCGCAGCGGGAACGGCGCTTCGGCGCGCTCGTGCTCGAAACGCGGCCCCTTCGGGACCTGCCGGCCGCCGCCCGCGTGGACGCCCTGGCCGCCGCGATCCGCGACGAGGGCCTGCACCTCCTGACCTTCAGCCCGGACGCGCAGGCGCTGCGCGACCGCGTGGAGTCCGTGCGCTTCTGGCGGCCAGAGGAAGACTGGCCGGACCTGAGCGACGCCGCGCTGCTGGCGACCCTGGAGGACTGGCTCGGCCCGCACCTGGACGGCGTCCGCAGCCGCGACGACCTGGGGCGCTTGAACCTCCTCCCGGCGCTGCAGGCGCAGCTGCCCTGGCCCCTCCCGGCCCGCCTGGACGACCTCGCCCCCACGCACCTGACCGTGCCCACCGGCAGCCGCATCCGCCTCGGCTACCGCCCCGGAGAGGCCCCCATCCTGGCCGTGAAGCTCCAGGAACTGTTCGGGCTGGCCGACACGCCCGCCGTGAACGAGGACCGCACGCCCGTCCTGCTGCACCTGCTCTCGCCCGCCGGGCGGCCCGTGCAGGTCACGCAGGACCTGAGGTCGTTCTGGAACTCCTCGTACTTCGAGGTGCGCAAGGACCTGCGCGGCCGCTACCCCAAACACCCCTGGCCCGACGACCCCTGGACGCACGCCCCCATGAAAGGCACCAAGAAACGCGGCGTGTGA
- a CDS encoding methyltransferase domain-containing protein translates to MTWNPDQYHLFREARSAPVRDLHALIPDQAYASVIDLGCGTGEHTLTLARRYPQAQVTGLDQSAEMLERAQAQQAPNLHFLQGDLSQLTGQYDLIHANASLQWVPDHPTLLTHLWTHLNPGGVLAAQVPANHDHPSHRLLTDTALDFQDELGGDARFGTAHGASPVLSPARYAELLDALGGTDITALSKIYPVVLNGSDGLIDWTKGTALVPYLSRLDEPGQQRFLAAYRKRLHAAYPGERVYYAFTRTLFTARRPA, encoded by the coding sequence ATGACCTGGAACCCCGACCAGTACCACCTCTTCCGCGAGGCCCGCAGCGCCCCCGTCCGCGACCTGCACGCCCTGATTCCCGATCAGGCCTACGCCAGCGTCATCGACCTCGGCTGCGGGACCGGCGAACACACCCTGACGCTCGCGCGGCGCTACCCGCAGGCGCAGGTCACCGGACTCGACCAGAGCGCCGAAATGCTGGAGCGGGCGCAGGCGCAGCAGGCCCCGAACCTGCACTTCCTGCAGGGTGACCTGAGCCAGCTGACCGGACAGTACGACCTGATCCACGCGAACGCCTCGCTGCAGTGGGTGCCGGACCACCCCACGCTGCTCACGCACCTGTGGACGCACCTGAACCCCGGCGGCGTCCTGGCCGCGCAGGTGCCCGCCAATCACGACCACCCCAGCCACCGCCTCCTGACCGACACCGCCCTGGACTTCCAGGACGAGCTGGGTGGGGACGCCCGGTTCGGCACCGCGCACGGCGCGTCCCCGGTCCTGAGCCCCGCCCGGTACGCGGAACTGCTCGACGCACTGGGCGGCACGGACATCACCGCCCTGAGCAAGATCTACCCGGTCGTGTTGAACGGCTCGGACGGCCTGATCGACTGGACGAAGGGCACCGCGCTCGTCCCGTACCTCAGCCGCCTGGATGAACCCGGCCAGCAGCGGTTCCTGGCCGCCTACCGCAAGAGGCTGCATGCCGCCTACCCCGGCGAGCGCGTGTACTACGCCTTCACCCGCACGCTGTTCACCGCGCGCAGGCCAGCCTGA
- the hisB gene encoding imidazoleglycerol-phosphate dehydratase HisB codes for MSRTATVTRTTSETDITVTLDLDTTSYEHPQTGHGFLDHMLDALARHARIGLTVRATGDLHIEPHHLIEDTGITLGQALTQALGDRKGIERYGSAFVPMDETLAHVVLDLSGRAHLAFEPETLNVWGDAGGMTHYHLREFLRGLCNHAGITLHVRLLAGREAHHVIEAIVKAVARALRDAVQVTSQTMPSTKGSL; via the coding sequence ATGAGCCGCACGGCCACCGTCACCCGAACCACCAGCGAAACGGACATCACCGTCACGCTCGACCTCGACACCACCAGCTACGAGCACCCCCAGACCGGGCACGGCTTCCTGGACCACATGCTCGACGCGCTGGCCCGCCACGCCCGCATCGGCCTGACCGTGCGCGCCACCGGCGACCTGCACATCGAACCGCACCACCTCATCGAGGACACCGGCATCACCCTCGGGCAGGCCCTCACGCAGGCGCTCGGGGACCGCAAGGGCATCGAACGGTACGGCAGCGCCTTCGTCCCCATGGACGAGACCCTCGCGCACGTCGTGCTGGACCTGTCGGGCCGCGCGCACCTCGCCTTCGAACCCGAGACGCTGAACGTCTGGGGCGACGCGGGCGGCATGACCCACTACCACCTGCGGGAATTCCTGCGCGGCCTGTGCAACCACGCGGGCATCACCCTGCACGTCCGCCTCCTCGCGGGCCGCGAGGCGCACCACGTCATCGAGGCCATCGTGAAGGCCGTCGCGCGCGCCCTGCGGGACGCCGTGCAGGTCACCTCCCAGACCATGCCCAGCACCAAGGGCAGCCTGTGA